A genomic region of Lytechinus pictus isolate F3 Inbred chromosome 2, Lp3.0, whole genome shotgun sequence contains the following coding sequences:
- the LOC129284284 gene encoding G-protein coupled receptor GRL101-like: protein MSTSDNRLCCLLNDKKNVSLNVTCATTSQTSPLDTCSRLYPNLALRFAGWIMGLLALGGNGAVLFIRLRDRKKQKNKVQNNMISSLALADILMGLYMIIITSADLTYGDGFYLRAPQWRDSHMCRFAGFLGFLSSEASVLTLTLITVDRFICIVFPFRPELKIQHKGSLILVGSVWAFTILLSLGLVVITSYKPDVYGLSDVCLGLPLHVEAVDTGVLEITGDFFFEYQVNYKITDVSSRPPWLFSIIIFIGFNLVSFAFILICYIMIFIESSKASEKARKSKSNKQETKLAVRMALLVATDLACWMPVIIMGILSQSGAVTLPPSLYAWTVILIVPINSSINPFLYTFIVHIDGMKKKRKKMESKEKQVGLQQVQKKQTGNQPSASTDATDKKTRMVIPDSRT, encoded by the exons AT GTCTACCTCTGACAATCGCCTGTGTTGTCTTCTAAATGACAAGAAAAACGTCAGCTTAAACGTCACATGCGCTACGACATCTCAGACTAGCCCCTTGGATACGTGTAGTAGGTTATATCCAAATTTGGCCTTGAGATTTGCCGGTTGGATCATGGGGTTGCTGGCTTTAGGTGGCAATGGCGCAGTTCTCTTTATTCGACTGCGGGATAGGAAAAAGCAAAAGAACAAGGTCCAGAATAATATGATAAGCAGTTTAGCATTGgctgatattttgatggggcTTTACATGATAATTATTACTTCAGCCGATCTGACGTATGGGGATGGGTTCTATCTCAGGGCTCCTCAGTGGAGGGATTCTCATATGTGTCGGTTCGCTGGTTTCCTTGGATTCCTATCGAGTGAGGCATCGGTCTTGACCCTGACCTTGATCACAGTGGATCGGTTCATATGCATCGTGTTCCCATTCAGGCCAGAGCTAAAAATTCAGCATAAGGGGTCCTTGATTCTTGTCGGTTCAGTTTGGGCGTTCACCATATTGTTGAGTCTAGGGCTAGTGGTTATTACATCATACAAACCTGATGTATACGGACTCTCTGATGTGTGCCTTGGTCTTCCGCTACATGTCGAAGCTGTGGACACGGGGGTATTGGAAATCACTGGAGATTTCTTCTTTGAATATCAGGTAAATTACAAGATCACTGATGTCAGCTCAAGACCTCCATGGCTATTCTCCATCATAATCTTTATTGGTTTTAATCTGGTTTCCTTTGCTTTCATCTTGATCTGTTATATCATGATTTTTATCGAGTCCTCTAAAGCCTCGGAGAAAGCCCGTAAAAGCAAATCCAATAAGCAAGAGACCAAGTTGGCTGTTCGTATGGCGCTACTTGTTGCTACTGATCTTGCCTGTTGGATGCCGGTGATCATCATGGGAATTCTTTCTCAAAGTGGCGCCGTCACCCTCCCTCCTTCCCTCTACGCCTGGACAGTAATTCTCATTGTCCCTATCAACTCGTCAATCAACCCTTTCTTGTATACCTTCATAGTGCACATCGATGgcatgaaaaagaaaaggaagaagatggAGAGCAAGGAAAAACAAGTTGGTTTGCAACAGGTCCAAAAAAAGCAAACGGGAAACCAGCCTTCCGCGTCAACTGATGCTACTGACAAGAAAACCAGGATGGTGATTCCCGATTCCCGCACATAA